In Trichlorobacter lovleyi, the DNA window CGCTCTGGGCCACGCAGTAGAGCGTTCCCAAAAGGCGTGCATTACCCTCGGCATCAATGGCATAGACCGGGAAGTTGCCCCCCAACCCACGCAGATCACGCAATCTGCTGTAACGGCGTGCGCGGGCCTTGCCGATTGCCAGCACACGGTCATCCAGCTGCGTAAGCAGGCGTGAGATAACCGGCTGGCTGAAGCCGAAACGCTGCTGTATCTCCGGTGCGGAGTAGACGCCGGTGGCCAGAAAGGCAAGCAGTCGTTCCTGATTGTCCATGGTGTTGGGTTGCATACTTAAAATCCTGTATATGAATAGATACTGAATAAATAATTTATAGATAGTGTATAGATTATTTATAATTTAATCAATAAGCTAGGCGCTTAGGTATGATTTATTTGCGAATAGATAGTTTGATTGATTTGAAGGGTGCTGAACAGGAGGTTGAAGCTTAGGCGGGCTGCCTGGACCGCCTGACAGAGCGTACCAGCATGGGGGCCAGAAACATTATGCCAAGCACGATCAGCATGGTGGTGTCAGGGTCGCGAATATACCTGTTCAGGCGCAGCGTTGTGATCGCAATAACGGCAAAGTAGAGCATGTCTCCGGCAATGGCAAAGGCCCAGCCGGCAATAAACCCGTGTCCTGCTGCCAGTGCCGAGGCGCGGCCGGTCATGGGATCAACACCAAAGGCGATCATGACCAGTGCAAAGGGACCGGCGCCGGTACCGCTGAACTGCGCTGTGCTGCGCGCCATGGCAGCCTTGAAGGCTGCGCTGAAGCGTGCCAGAAACGGGACCTTTCCGAACAGCATTGCGAGCATCCGCAGGATCGGTTCAAAGACAATGGCCAGCATCAGATCGGAGACCAGATAGATCCCGGCGGTGATGGGCCAGGCCAGGCCTTTGGCCTGGGCAAGCATGACACCGGCAGGGATTCCGCCGCCGACCGGGATAATGAACAGCTTCAGTACACCAAGCATGCCGGGTGCGGATGGGGTCATGGTGTAAACAGCCTTATACCCCGTAATGGGCAAAGGCCTTGATTACCTTGCCGTCCGGGCCGAAGTGAAATACCTCGGCAGCCAGCCGGTCCAGTGCGCCGCGGTAGTAGAGGGTAATGCTGCTGACCCCGGCAAGTACGGTGATCAGTTCAAACTGCAGATCCGGCAGCAGTTGCAGGGCCTGGCTCCAGTAGGCCCCCACCGCCTGCTTGCCCACCAGTCTGCCGGATGGTTCACCCACAATCTGGGCAATCACCGGCGAGTGCATCTCAAAGTCATCGGCATAGTGGCTGAGCACCTGCTCCAGATCGTGGCTGTTCCAGGCGGCAATCCATGCATTGGCAAAGCTGTGTGCAAAGGCCTGATCAATCATCGCGTCCTCCGTTGCTTGGAACCTGTTGGACTTAGGAAATCATAGCGAAAATTTGACTGGGCGAGGGCAGATTTTGACATTTTTGAAGGTCAATAGTTGTTCTATTAACCGAGAAAACGGCGAAATATGAACCGTCCTGGCAAATTTGCAGTAGATTTATCCTAAGTCCGACAGATTCCTAGATAATCCCTTTCAGCTTCAGCGCCTCCAGCACCACCTGCTGACGGTAGGCTGCCTCTGTTGGTTTGGTTATAGCCATGTTCAGGGCAAAGAACCAGACCTCTGTGCCGGTTTCAAGATAGCCCACGTACCAGCCGATTTGCGGCGTAATCTTTTCTCCGTAACCTGCCCAGCCGGTCTTGGCGTACAGGCGGTAGCCGGGCTTTTCCTCCACCAGCATAATCCTGGCCAGCGCATCATAGGATGCCGCCTTGAACGGCAGTTCATGCCTGTAGAGCTTTTTCAGGAACGCGATCTGCTGTTGTGCGCTGATCCGTAGATCGCCGGACAACCAGAAGCTGGTCAGCTCCGGCCCGGATAGGGCATTGCCGTAGTCGATCTTTTTCAGCCATTGCCGGTAGCGGGCGGTACCGATCCGTTGTGCCAGATCCTGATAACACCAGACGCAGGAGTTTTTGAAGGCGCTGGCCAGGGTCTGATCCCGGTTACAGGCTGGCACCCCTTTGTCTTTGCCGTCCCAGAGAAATACCGTATCCGGCCTGGCAGCCCCGACTTCCAGCGCAATCAGGGTGTTGGGGATCTTGAAGGTGGAGGCGGGCAAAAGCGGTGTGTTGGCGCGGGCCTCGTCATGGATGTAGCTGCGGGAGCCATCGCGGTTTGTCAGCACCAGGGTCCCCTGCAGTGCGCGGTCACTGAACAGTCTGGCAAGTGCGGCATCGCTGCAGACGGCCGGGCTTACTGAAAGGAACAGCACGGCAGATAGACAGAGTAAAAGTAACCGGCTCACAGGCATCCTCGCAACCAACATGATAATCAGCGCATGCAGCATACCATATTACTTCTGCATCCACGATGCCTTGGTGTCGTGACGTTTGCCATCCTCCAGGGTGGCCTGACTCAAGCTGCCGGCCTCGGTCTGGATGCAGATGAAGTACAGGTCTTCATCCCCGGCCTTCCAGCCCCGTTCTCCCTCCGGTGCCACCCGGACCAGGCTGCCCTCCTGGAGCGGGAATTCATCGCCATCCACATAGAACATGCCGCTGCCCCGCAGCACGATGTACAGCTCTTCGTTCTTCTTGTGACTATGGATGAACGGCATATATTTACCGGCAGGCAGGCGGTTGAGGGAGACCTCGCAGCCGGTCAGGCCCAGTTCCCTGCCGATGAAGTATTTGCCATGAAAGCCCATGAAATCCTTGTTCAGCAGCTCTTCAAACGGTCCGATATGTTCTGCGCTGTAGTTTTTAGCCTTGGTTGTCATCGCTTTTTCCTTTCCACTGCTGGATCTGGTTGGTCAGTGCAGCCGGTACGTTCGCCTCACAGGGGATCTTGACCTGACACAGGCCGCAGGGGGTGGCGCCGGTGCCGTAGGTTGTCGTTGCATAGGGGGTGGTTGTCTCACGGATGTAGGTGAAACAGGCCTGTTTATCATGCCCGTTGGCTGTGGTGATGGCATCAACCGGACAACGTTTGGCGCAGGCGCCGCAGCTGCCTTTGGCATACCAGAGGCACCAGGCATGATGATCATCACCGTATGCCCGTGGGGTAACCGGCAGGTTGATGCGCGACACCACCGAACCGAAGCGAACGGCCTTGCCCCAGCGGGTGATCAGGGCATCTGAAAGGCCAAAGGTGCCGTGTCCGGCAACGAAGGCCACATGCCGCTCTGACCAGTTGGAGGCCAGACCAAAACGTTCCGACTGGCGGTAGGCAAAGCCGGGCAACCGCTCCGGCGCCACAGCCGGGTAGCCTGCCTGGGTGAGTGCGGCTGCCAGGTGCAGACGCAGTTCGCAGTTGAACTCTTCTCCATGAAAACGTGAGCGGGCCCAGCGTTCAGCCGGTACAGTGGTTTCCTGACGCTGATCAGCACGGGTTTCCGGTGTCTGCGGCAGGATATAGCTGATTACCCGCAGCTCTTCAGCGGCCACCGGCGCTTCGGGAAATGCCAGGGCATAGGCCTCTTGCGGGGTCCAGAGAAAGGAGCCGATCAGCTCTTTGTTGCGCAGAAACAGGGGATCGTCTCCCCGCGCTATCGCCAGCTGTGGTTCCAGCCAAGCCTTTTCACCGCTTGCAAGGTGCAGGCTGTTACTGGGGTGCGATGCCCAGAAGCTGCGAATGATCTCTTCAATCTGTATGACTGAATCCATACATCCCTCTCACTACCTGTCTGACCAAGAAACGAAGGATTACCATGTTCCGTAATGCACAAACTCAGCAAGCGGCTTGCGGGGTGGGCCTCCCTTGGCCTCAGTGGCCGGGTAACCCAGGGGAAACAGGCCCACAATCCGGGTCTGGGGCGGAATCCCCAGCAGGCCTTTGAGCTGCTCCTCATCAAACACCCCCACAAAGACCGTGCCCAGCCCCAGGTCATGGGCAGCCAGCATCAGGTTCTGGCTGGCAATCCCCAGGTCGGCCATAAAGTACTGCTCACCGCGCAGGTCGCCGGACTGTTGCGGATCAGCACAGGCCACCAGCACGATCGGCGCCTGGGCCAGCCCTTTCTGGGCCGGGTTGCTCTTGTAACCATAGGTGCTGAAGAACGATTCCACAAACGACAGCTCGCTGATGCTGGCGCGCAGCTGTTGGTCCTGCACCACCACCAGGCTCCAGCACTGCTTGTTTGACCAGGAGGGGGCCTGTTGCACCGCCTCCAGCACCGCCTGCAGCTTTTCCGGTTCAACCGGCTGATCGGAAAATTTGCGGATACTTCTGCGGGTCTTGATCGCTTCCAGGGTTTCCATAGACTGCCTCCTTTAGGGGTGTCGTAATCTTAACGCCAGGTGACCCGCGCTGCCTGGCGCGGCGGGATACGGTGATAGCGGTAGCGGGGCAGACCGTACATCAGCGCCCCGGTGACGCTATGGCCTTCCGGGATCCCCAGGGCCTCCCGCAGGGGCTGGTGCCCCGCTGCTGCCCGCATCAGAAAGCCGGCCCAGCAGGTGCCGATGCCGCGTGCGCAGGCTGCCAGCTCAAACTGGGTCAGGGCAATGGTGCTGTCCACGGTGCTCCAGCCCCAGTCGTCCGGCGCGTGGATTACCAGCAGATGGGGCGCACTGCGCAGGAACGGGTCCTTGCCCTGGTCCCACATGGTGATGTAATGGGCATAGCGTGGTTCAACGATCTGCCGCAGGTACTCGGCCACCAGGCCGGCCAGTTTCCTGACCTCAGCCGGGTTCTGGATCACCAGCCACTCAACCGGCTGGCGGTTGACAGCCGAGGGGGCCCAGCGGGCAATCTCGATCGCCTCCCTGACCAAGGCCTGCGGCACCGGCTCGGCCTTGAACTCCCGGACCGAACGCCGGGCCTGCAGCAGCTGGTTCAGGGCTGTCAGATCAAGCTGCAGACTGCTGTCCAGCAGGGCTGCCTCGTGCAGCGGCAGCTCTTCGTGCTGCAGCGCATCATATCCACAGACCGCCACACAGTGGCCGCACCTGATACAGCGCTGCTCACCGTCTGCATGGAACTGCGGGAAGCCCTCCGGGTCGTTCTCAAACAGCCCTGCCGGGCAGACCGCGCTGCAGGCGCCATCCCGCCGGCAGCGGCCATGATCAATGCTGACAAGGCTCATGCTTGCCTCCCAGGTGCGTTCATGAGCTGGCGCGCCACAGCCTCGGCCTGCTGCAGGACCTGATCAGGCACGGCATCCACAGAGGCCGGTCCGATGCCGCAGGCCCGGATCAGGCTGGTCTCCGTGAAACCCATCCATTTCAGGAAAAAGTCGTAGCGTGGGAAGATATCTCCGAACATCGCCTCTTCAGGCTGCCCCTGGGTCTGGATAAAGACCAGTTTTTTGGAAGAAAGCCGGCTGGGCTGCGGATTGGTGATGTAGTCCGGCACCAGATAGGAGTAGCTGCGATCAACAAACCCCTTGAGCTGCATGGTGATGTCGCCGTAATAGACCGGCGAGGCCAGCACCACGGCATCTGCATTCTGTACTGCGGCCAGCCCTCGGTCAGGTCGTCGTTCAAGACGCAGTCTTCGCGCCCTTGTTTGCAGGCATAGCAGGCCTGGCAGCCACGATAGGTCAGGCGGTTCAGTTCAAAGGTCTGGGTCTCGGCCCCCAGTTCAGTGGCGGTCTTCAGCAGATGCCGGGCAATGGTGGCGCTGTTGCCGTTGCTGCGGGGGCTGCCCAGCAGGGTTACGATTTTCATGGTTGTTCCTCCGTTGTGATGGTTTTACCGATCTCCCAGGCCGTGCCAAGGTAGTCACCCAGGCCGAAATAGCGGCGGTGGGCTGCATCCCAGATGAACGGCTTGACCTTGGTGATATCCGGGTAGCCCTTGGCACCCAGCACGGTTTCGTCGGCCTTGATATCCACGATCTCCCCCACAAACTGGGTGTGCAGGCCGATTTCCAGGGTGTGCAGCAGGCGGCATTCAATCACCAGCGGTGCCTCACTCACGTAGGGGGCATCCACCAGTTCGCTCTTGACCGGGGTCCAGGTGCAGGCGCCGAATTTGTCCGTATCGCGGCCCGAGGCGATCCCGCAGAAGTCCGCCTGTGCCACCTGCTCTGCCGAAGGGATGCTGACGGTAAAGGCCTTGCGGGCCTCAATGGCGGCATAGCTGTGGGTGGCCTTGCGCAGGGAGACCGTCACGCAGGGCGGAGTAGAACAGCAGATGCCGCCCCAGGCGATGGTCATGATGTTGGGTTTGTTGTCGGCATCATAGCTGCCCACCAGCCAGACCGGGGTCGGCATGGCCAGGGTTTTTGCTCCCACTGATTGTTTCATTGTTTTCCTCCTCAGATATGTAGGCCGCTTCCATTTCAAGGCGCTCTCTTCGTTGGCTCGTCGTCGGCTCCTCGATGTACTGCGTGTACACCTGCGTCGCCGAACTCCTCGCCGCCTTGAGATCATCCTTGAACTGAAACCGGCAGCAGCGCACCGGCAAATTAGACCGGTCGTCTAGTCAAAGGGTAAAAAATTTATCAGCTCAAGGTCTGGGAAAACAGGATCTGGATAAAGTCCTGCAGCGGCTGCGGCGATTTCATCACCTTGGCCCGCAGGATCGCCCCTTCCCAGCCGGACAGGATAAAGGAGGCCATGAGCTCGCACTCGCAATCGGCCCGCAGGCTGCCCGACTGTTGGGCCTCCTGCAGGCAGGCGGCAAACAGCTGCTTCCAGTCGGCAAAGATCTCATCCAGCCGGGCACGGAAACGCTCGTTCTGATCCGCCATCTCCTGGCCCAGGTTGCCGATCAGGCAACCTTTGCTGCACTGGTTGCGGCTGAACCGTTCCAGGGAACCCTCCAGCAGGGTGCGGATACGTCCCAGGGGCGGCATTGTCGTGTCCTGCAGCAAGGCGGTCATGCGCTGGCTGTAGTAGTCGGCAAAGACGTCCATCACTGCCAGGCCGAATTCCTCCTTGCTCTTGAAGTAGTGGTAGAAGGAGCCCTTGGGTACTCCGGCCTCTTTCAGCACCATCTCGATGCCGGTGGCGTTGTAGCCCTGGCGGGAGATCAGCTCGGTACCGATTTTGATGATATCGCTGCGGGTGTCTTTCTTTTCCATGGAAAGCAAAATAGACCGGTCGGTCTAATTAAGCAACCACTTTTTTTGATCTGTGGTACAGGGTGGTCAGCTCTTCGTTTTTAGTGCAGGAGCCGTTTATCTGTCATCATTCATGAGGTCTGTATGCGTGAACGTTTGATCAACAGGATCTGCTGTTTTGTGCGGGAAGATCAGGGTAACCGTCTCCACGGCTGTGATCAGCCTTGTTTTACCAGCCGCTGTCCTGTCGGCACCATTACGAAGGCGGGCCATGGTAAACAAGGGTGCGGTGCGAGCAGCAGGTTCCGGGTTAGGGGGTAGGGTCCTGCAGTGGTAGTCAATTAGTGGGGGTGCCCGAATGGCAGGTGGGATTTATAGCTGATTGGAGGAACTTCAGGATGGTTCTAGCGCACGATATAGGCGTGCGCTGAAGGTGTTGCTTCCATTTCCACGGATATAGCCGGTGGGGCAGACAAGGCTGCAGGCACGGCAGCCGCCGCAGCCGTCGTGATCGTGCGGGCCGGCAACGTAGCTGACTGCAAGGTTTCTGCCTCTACCAAGAAACGTCAGTTTATGGCGGCCAATTTTGGCGCACAGAGCGATGCAGCAGCCGCACAGAATACACCCTGCCGGCATGGCGCGCTGCAGATCACCCTGCTCATGCTGATCAGCTGTTTCCCTGCCGGAATTCCAGTCAAGCGGTGCCGCTGCCACGAGTTCCTTGAGTAGCTGTCCAACCGCTTGGTTGCTGAACGGTCCCCGTTCCAGTAGCAGACGGGCCACTAATGCACGCTGTTCCCGAAGTGCCGGGGAGTCAGTCCGGATAACCAGGCCGTCTGAGCAGGGCAGCCTGCAGGCATGGTGCGTCTGCCAGCCGGCCCCGCACAACTGCTCGACAATGCACAGACTGCAACGTCCCTGGTAGCCCGTATGCGGCTGGTAACAAAGTGACGGCAGCTCGATTCCCTGTTCCCGGAGTACCTGCAGCAGCACCGTTCCAGCGCGGCCGACCAGCTGTTTTCCGTCAACGGTCATCACCATCAGGTATCCTCCCCAGAGACCGCCACGATTGCGCCGTGAGGACAACTGTCAAGACACAAACGGCAGCGGGTGCACTGTGCATGGTCAAAGCGATAGCGTTCCGGGCCCCGGCCGGGATCCAGCTGTATGGCGCGTTGCGGACAGAGTTCATAGCAGATCTGGTTGTCGGTACAGCGTGAGGGAACAATCTTCAGCCGGATCAGGGCACTGCAATATGCTGCCGGGCACTCGCCCCGTGCGTGCTGCTCGTATTCCTGCCGGAAAAACCGTAGCGTTGTAAACACCGGATGCACGGCAGAGCGCCCCAGGCCGCACAAAGACAGGTTGCAGATGGCATGGCTGAGTTGCTCAATAGCCGAAACTGTAGCGTCGTTTCCCCGGTGTTCTGTCAGGTCGTGCAGCAGCTGTTCGAGCCGCGCCAGCCCATCACGGCAGATCAGGCAACGTCCGCAGGATTCATCGGCCATAAAGCCGACCATATGCTGTACCAGATCAACCAGACAGCAGGCGTTGTTCAGCACCACCAAGCCGCCTGAGCCGATCATACCCCCAAGCGCGGCCATCGTTTCATAATCAAGATTAAAGCTGCCGTAGGGGACGATCCCCCCGGACGGTCCGCCGATCTGGATTGCTTTGATCGGGTCCGGGGGGGCACCTCCGATTTTTTCAATAACCGTCGTCACCCCAATCCCTAAAGGAACTTCAACGAAACCGCTCCGGCTGACATCACCGGTAAGGCAGAAAATTTTGGTTCCAGGGCTTGCTGCGGTCCCTGCCTCACGGTATCTGGCGGAACCATGTGTCATTATCCAGGGCACATTTGCAAAGGTTTCTATGTTGTTGATCACGGTAGGGTGACCATTGAGGCCAGCCTCAGCCGGATACGGTGGACGACGGCTCGGCTCGCCCCGTTTCCCTTCCATAACGCTGAGCAGGGCCGTTTCCTCACCACAGACAAAGGCACCGGCATTTGTTGTAATGCCGATTTCCAACGAGAAATCGCTGCCCAGGATGTTATTGCCCAAGAGCCCGGCTGCGCGGGCTGAGGTAATGGCATGCCGCATGCGACGGATTGCCAGGGGGTACTCATGCCTGATAAAGATATGCGCCTGCTGTACCCGGATGGCATAGGCCGCCAGCATGATACCTTCAAGCACACGGTGCGGATCGCTTTCCATCAGCGTACGGTCCATGTACGCGCCGGGATCTCCCTCATCCGCATTGGCTATAACGATTTTTGTGCTGCTGCCGGTTTTGGCAGCCATTTCCCACTTGGCGCCGGTGGGAAACCCGCCGCCGCCACGCCCGCGTAAGCCTGAAGCCGCTATTTCTGCTATGAGATCAGCGGGCTGCTGTTCAAGCAGCGCCTTGGCTGCGGCAAAGTAACCACCGGTAGCGATGTATTCAGCAAGGTTTTCAGGGTCGATCAAGCCGCAGTTGCCGCTGATAAGCCGGCGCTGGCAGGCAAAAAAATCTGCCAGATCATGATTAATCACCTTCTCTACGAGCAAGTCGTCAAAACTGGTCAAAAAGCCCGGTTCCCGCTCGCGGAGTACCAGCCAGGCACCTTTTTGCAGGCGTTGCTCCTTGGCAGTGTGAATGATCGGCCAGGTACCGCTTTTATCTACTTTGCCAAAGAGATAGTGCCGTCCATCAGGTGTCCTGACATCGACCAGGGGTTCGCAAAAACAGGCGCCAATGCAGCCGACCTTGCGGACAACCGTATGGTTGGCAAAATCATGGCGAGCAGACAGCACCGCAGCACGTTCCCCGGCCCCTGCCGCCAGTCCGCAGGTGGCAGCACCGATACCGATGCGTGACATGCTTCCGGGGCAAAGCAGCTCATGTCCCTTGGCAGCCAGATCAGCAAGTAGATCGGGAATATCCGTCAGCCCCTGTCGGCTTGTAAGAAAATCTACGATTGGAGCCCTTTCGGGCGCCGGTTCAGTCCATGCCTCCGACAGCATCCGGCCGTCAATCTGGAGTCCGGCTGTTATCCCGCCCTTGAGAGCTGTTGGATCAATCGCTGGGGCTATCATTACGCTGCAACTCCTCTAGCCTTGCCGTTACCTGCAGCGGCTTTATCTTCCCCTCGAGGACCCCATTGACGCTGAGAACCGGGGCCAGGCTGCATGCCCCGACACAGGGCACTTTGCTGATGGTGACAAAGCCGTCTTCTGAGGTTCCGTCTGCGTCCAGCTGCATGGTTTCTTTCAACCGCGTAAATACTTTTTCTGACCCGCGTGCATAGCACGCAGTACCACAGCAGACCGCAATCTGGTTTCTTCCGACAGGGCGTGTCCGCAACCCACTAAAAAAACTTACTAAACCGTAAAGATTGGCAAGCGGTATGCCAAACTGTCTCGATACATCATGCAGGCTTTGTTCTGGGAGATAGCCATAGTGCTCTTGAATGGTGTTCAGCACATTTACGACTTGCCGGTCTGTTCCGGCCAGCGCCTGAAAAACCTGCTCGATCTCTCCAACCTGCCCATTTTCAAAGGTAGTCATTTTCTGGATTCCTTTAACAGCAGCCATTCCGGTTGTACCCATATTGATTGGCTGTAGTTTGTCGTGGTCCCGTTTCCTAGCTTTTTAGTCATAATAGGCGTGCTGGCGAATTTTTTAAAGGCCTGAATGGGGAAAAACTTGGGGCACGGCAAAAGAAAGGGAGCAGCCACTGCCGTGAGCGGCTTGGACACTAGCACAGACCTTGTCCCTGCTACGCAGCAAAGGCCTGCCACGAGTCAGCGACATGTGCCGCACAATACGTTCGTGCCCAAGGCACTACCAAGGGCTCCGACCGGACCGCTTGCGGCCTCTGTCAGACCACGGCCCCCGGCGAGCAGCAGATCCCGCTGTCCCGTGCTGAGTGAGGCTGACAGGCCGTCAGCGCAGCAGGCTGATCAGCAGCGGCAGCAGCAGTGCCGTAAGCAGGCCGTTCAAGGCCATTGCCAGTGCCGAAAAGGCGCCGGTCACCCGGCTTTTGTGCATGGCATGGGCGGTGCCGATCCCGTGGGAGGCGATCCCGAAGGCCATGCCGCGGGCTGTCTCGTCATGCACCTTCATCCAGTTGAGCACCAGATCGCCGATCACAACGCCGGTGATGCCGGTCAGCACCACCGCAACCGCGGTCAGGGCAGGCAGGCCGCCGATCTGCTCGGAGATCCCCATGGCAATCGGTGTGGTGACCGACTTGGGGGAGAGGGTTAACAGCAGTATCCGCTCACCCCCCAGCAGCCAGGCGATCCCGACTGCGCTGAGTATGGCGGCCAGTGAACCGGCAAACAGGGCGACGATGATCGGCACAAAGGTCTTGCGGATCACGGCAACCTCCCGGTAGAGCGGAATTGCCAGGGCAACCGTGGCCGGTCCCAGCAGGAAGTGGATGAACTGAGCCCCGCGAAAATAGGTCTGGTAGTTGGTACCACTCAGCTTCAGCAACAGGACCAATACCAGGACTGCGGTCAGCACCGGATTGAGGAGCTGGCTGCAGCCGCAGCGCTGGAAACACCAGGTCCCCAGCTGATAAGCCAGCAGGGTCACGGTCAGCCACAACAGCGGGCTGGTGGACAGGTAACACCAGAGTTGTACCATATCACTGTTCATGGGGTGCCTCCTGCTGATCCGGCCTGGCGCGGCGGTTTGCCAGTTGCATCACCAGACCGGTCACGGCAATGGTTACGCCGGTCCCGATGATAATGGCCCCGG includes these proteins:
- a CDS encoding nitroreductase family protein, with protein sequence METLEAIKTRRSIRKFSDQPVEPEKLQAVLEAVQQAPSWSNKQCWSLVVVQDQQLRASISELSFVESFFSTYGYKSNPAQKGLAQAPIVLVACADPQQSGDLRGEQYFMADLGIASQNLMLAAHDLGLGTVFVGVFDEEQLKGLLGIPPQTRIVGLFPLGYPATEAKGGPPRKPLAEFVHYGTW
- a CDS encoding cupin domain-containing protein; translation: MTTKAKNYSAEHIGPFEELLNKDFMGFHGKYFIGRELGLTGCEVSLNRLPAGKYMPFIHSHKKNEELYIVLRGSGMFYVDGDEFPLQEGSLVRVAPEGERGWKAGDEDLYFICIQTEAGSLSQATLEDGKRHDTKASWMQK
- a CDS encoding NADH-ubiquinone oxidoreductase-F iron-sulfur binding region domain-containing protein, which produces MIAPAIDPTALKGGITAGLQIDGRMLSEAWTEPAPERAPIVDFLTSRQGLTDIPDLLADLAAKGHELLCPGSMSRIGIGAATCGLAAGAGERAAVLSARHDFANHTVVRKVGCIGACFCEPLVDVRTPDGRHYLFGKVDKSGTWPIIHTAKEQRLQKGAWLVLREREPGFLTSFDDLLVEKVINHDLADFFACQRRLISGNCGLIDPENLAEYIATGGYFAAAKALLEQQPADLIAEIAASGLRGRGGGGFPTGAKWEMAAKTGSSTKIVIANADEGDPGAYMDRTLMESDPHRVLEGIMLAAYAIRVQQAHIFIRHEYPLAIRRMRHAITSARAAGLLGNNILGSDFSLEIGITTNAGAFVCGEETALLSVMEGKRGEPSRRPPYPAEAGLNGHPTVINNIETFANVPWIMTHGSARYREAGTAASPGTKIFCLTGDVSRSGFVEVPLGIGVTTVIEKIGGAPPDPIKAIQIGGPSGGIVPYGSFNLDYETMAALGGMIGSGGLVVLNNACCLVDLVQHMVGFMADESCGRCLICRDGLARLEQLLHDLTEHRGNDATVSAIEQLSHAICNLSLCGLGRSAVHPVFTTLRFFRQEYEQHARGECPAAYCSALIRLKIVPSRCTDNQICYELCPQRAIQLDPGRGPERYRFDHAQCTRCRLCLDSCPHGAIVAVSGEDT
- a CDS encoding 4Fe-4S ferredoxin; translated protein: MDSVIQIEEIIRSFWASHPSNSLHLASGEKAWLEPQLAIARGDDPLFLRNKELIGSFLWTPQEAYALAFPEAPVAAEELRVISYILPQTPETRADQRQETTVPAERWARSRFHGEEFNCELRLHLAAALTQAGYPAVAPERLPGFAYRQSERFGLASNWSERHVAFVAGHGTFGLSDALITRWGKAVRFGSVVSRINLPVTPRAYGDDHHAWCLWYAKGSCGACAKRCPVDAITTANGHDKQACFTYIRETTTPYATTTYGTGATPCGLCQVKIPCEANVPAALTNQIQQWKGKSDDNQG
- a CDS encoding LrgB family protein, producing the protein MNSDMVQLWCYLSTSPLLWLTVTLLAYQLGTWCFQRCGCSQLLNPVLTAVLVLVLLLKLSGTNYQTYFRGAQFIHFLLGPATVALAIPLYREVAVIRKTFVPIIVALFAGSLAAILSAVGIAWLLGGERILLLTLSPKSVTTPIAMGISEQIGGLPALTAVAVVLTGITGVVIGDLVLNWMKVHDETARGMAFGIASHGIGTAHAMHKSRVTGAFSALAMALNGLLTALLLPLLISLLR
- a CDS encoding nuclear transport factor 2 family protein, yielding MIDQAFAHSFANAWIAAWNSHDLEQVLSHYADDFEMHSPVIAQIVGEPSGRLVGKQAVGAYWSQALQLLPDLQFELITVLAGVSSITLYYRGALDRLAAEVFHFGPDGKVIKAFAHYGV
- the blaOXA gene encoding class D beta-lactamase, whose product is MSRLLLLCLSAVLFLSVSPAVCSDAALARLFSDRALQGTLVLTNRDGSRSYIHDEARANTPLLPASTFKIPNTLIALEVGAARPDTVFLWDGKDKGVPACNRDQTLASAFKNSCVWCYQDLAQRIGTARYRQWLKKIDYGNALSGPELTSFWLSGDLRISAQQQIAFLKKLYRHELPFKAASYDALARIMLVEEKPGYRLYAKTGWAGYGEKITPQIGWYVGYLETGTEVWFFALNMAITKPTEAAYRQQVVLEALKLKGII
- a CDS encoding 2Fe-2S iron-sulfur cluster-binding protein, which translates into the protein MVMTVDGKQLVGRAGTVLLQVLREQGIELPSLCYQPHTGYQGRCSLCIVEQLCGAGWQTHHACRLPCSDGLVIRTDSPALREQRALVARLLLERGPFSNQAVGQLLKELVAAAPLDWNSGRETADQHEQGDLQRAMPAGCILCGCCIALCAKIGRHKLTFLGRGRNLAVSYVAGPHDHDGCGGCRACSLVCPTGYIRGNGSNTFSARLYRALEPS
- a CDS encoding TetR/AcrR family transcriptional regulator codes for the protein MEKKDTRSDIIKIGTELISRQGYNATGIEMVLKEAGVPKGSFYHYFKSKEEFGLAVMDVFADYYSQRMTALLQDTTMPPLGRIRTLLEGSLERFSRNQCSKGCLIGNLGQEMADQNERFRARLDEIFADWKQLFAACLQEAQQSGSLRADCECELMASFILSGWEGAILRAKVMKSPQPLQDFIQILFSQTLS
- a CDS encoding nitroreductase family protein; amino-acid sequence: MSLVSIDHGRCRRDGACSAVCPAGLFENDPEGFPQFHADGEQRCIRCGHCVAVCGYDALQHEELPLHEAALLDSSLQLDLTALNQLLQARRSVREFKAEPVPQALVREAIEIARWAPSAVNRQPVEWLVIQNPAEVRKLAGLVAEYLRQIVEPRYAHYITMWDQGKDPFLRSAPHLLVIHAPDDWGWSTVDSTIALTQFELAACARGIGTCWAGFLMRAAAGHQPLREALGIPEGHSVTGALMYGLPRYRYHRIPPRQAARVTWR
- a CDS encoding NAD(P)H-dependent oxidoreductase subunit E; its protein translation is MTTFENGQVGEIEQVFQALAGTDRQVVNVLNTIQEHYGYLPEQSLHDVSRQFGIPLANLYGLVSFFSGLRTRPVGRNQIAVCCGTACYARGSEKVFTRLKETMQLDADGTSEDGFVTISKVPCVGACSLAPVLSVNGVLEGKIKPLQVTARLEELQRNDSPSD
- a CDS encoding flavin reductase family protein: MKQSVGAKTLAMPTPVWLVGSYDADNKPNIMTIAWGGICCSTPPCVTVSLRKATHSYAAIEARKAFTVSIPSAEQVAQADFCGIASGRDTDKFGACTWTPVKSELVDAPYVSEAPLVIECRLLHTLEIGLHTQFVGEIVDIKADETVLGAKGYPDITKVKPFIWDAAHRRYFGLGDYLGTAWEIGKTITTEEQP
- a CDS encoding NAD(P)H-dependent oxidoreductase, giving the protein MVLASPVYYGDITMQLKGFVDRSYSYLVPDYITNPQPSRLSSKKLVFIQTQGQPEEAMFGDIFPRYDFFLKWMGFTETSLIRACGIGPASVDAVPDQVLQQAEAVARQLMNAPGRQA